CAATTTGTTTATCCAAGAGCGGATCAAAAACCTAAGTTTATTTTATTAGAGGCTAGATATCAAACTGGTTCAGGACCACATTTTCTTAAAAATATTTATTTACATAGTCAAGATGATAGAACAAATCATGAGTATTTACCAGAAGTGAAAGAGTTATATAAGCCTATAAAGGTATAGGAGGTGATAATGAAAAAAAGATTTTATATTACTACACCAATTTATTACGCTAGTGGAAATCTTCATATTGGACATCTTTATACAACTACCCTAGCATGAGTCATAGCAAATTTTAAAAGACTTTCGGGATATGAAGTTAAAATGCTAACAGGTAGTGATGAACATGGCTTAAAAATACAGCAAAAAGCAAAAGAAAAAAATGTATCACCACAAGAACTTGTTGATGAATTGTCTAAGAAATTCATTAAAATGTGAGAGGATTTTGATATATCTTATGACATTTTTCAAAGAACTAGTTATCTAGATCATAAGCAAAAAGTTCAAAAGATTTTTAGTTATTTTTATAAAAAAGGATTTATTTATAAAGATAAATATCAAGGTCTATATTCAGTTAGTGATGAAGAATTTTTAACAGAAACACAGGCTATAAAAAAAGATGGAAAGCTTTGTCATCCGGTGAGTTTTAAAGAATTAACAACAGTTTATGAAGAAAGTTATTTCTTTGATATGAAAGCATTTGTGCCTTGATTAGTTCAATATATTGACTATCATCCAAATTGATTAATGCCAGTTAAAACAAAAAATGAACTATTGAGCAATTTTATTAATATTGGTTTAGAAAATTTATCTGTAACTAGAATTAATATTGATTGAGGTATTAGAGTTTTAGAAGATACAAAACATACATTATATGTTTGATTAGATGCTTTATGCAATTATATTACTGCACTTGGTTATGATGTGGATGATCCAAATTCACCTGAATTCTTAAAATTTTGACAAGATGAAAATGTTGAAAAGGTTCATCTTGTTGGGAAGGAAATCACAAGATTTCATATGATTTACTGACCAATATTTTTAAAAGCATTAAATATCTCATTACCAACTAGAATTCAATCTCATGGATGGATTTTAGATCAATACGGACGCAAAATGTCTAAATCATTAAATAATGTGGTTGATCCATATGACTTATTGCAAAAATACCATCCTGAAATGATAAAGTATTACTTAGCTACTCAAATAAATTTTGGCGATGATGGGATTTTTGACGAAAATAGATTTGTCAATGTTATTAATTCAGATCTAATTAATAATTTTGGTAATTTAATTTCTCGTACATTGAAAATGAAATATCTTTCTTTTGGTTCAATGTCTTTAAAATATTATAAAACAGAATATTTAGAGGATATAGAACTCGAAAATAATATTGATAAACATTTTAAAACATATTTTAATTATTTTAATGAATACCAGGTTGATAAGGCGCTTAAAGAGATAATTTCACTTTCTGATTCATTAAATAAGTATATTGACATTGTTAAACCATGGACTTTAAAAGAAAACTTATCAAGATTGGAAGAAATTTTGATAAGATTATTAAATGGAATTTATACTATTGCTACATGTTTGCAGGTTGTTTTACCAAAGAAAATGGAAGAAGTAAAAAATGCTTTAGGTATGAATGATTTATCATTTGATTTAGTTTTAGATTTCAATAAGTTTAATGAAACAACTCAAAAAGAGCAATTTATGTTGTTTGAAAGAATTAATGTAAAAAAATAGTGAGGAAATAATGATATACTCAAGATCTTTTAAATATATAATTAACCCAGAAAAAA
This DNA window, taken from Mycoplasmopsis cynos, encodes the following:
- the metG gene encoding methionine--tRNA ligase — translated: MKKRFYITTPIYYASGNLHIGHLYTTTLAWVIANFKRLSGYEVKMLTGSDEHGLKIQQKAKEKNVSPQELVDELSKKFIKMWEDFDISYDIFQRTSYLDHKQKVQKIFSYFYKKGFIYKDKYQGLYSVSDEEFLTETQAIKKDGKLCHPVSFKELTTVYEESYFFDMKAFVPWLVQYIDYHPNWLMPVKTKNELLSNFINIGLENLSVTRINIDWGIRVLEDTKHTLYVWLDALCNYITALGYDVDDPNSPEFLKFWQDENVEKVHLVGKEITRFHMIYWPIFLKALNISLPTRIQSHGWILDQYGRKMSKSLNNVVDPYDLLQKYHPEMIKYYLATQINFGDDGIFDENRFVNVINSDLINNFGNLISRTLKMKYLSFGSMSLKYYKTEYLEDIELENNIDKHFKTYFNYFNEYQVDKALKEIISLSDSLNKYIDIVKPWTLKENLSRLEEILIRLLNGIYTIATCLQVVLPKKMEEVKNALGMNDLSFDLVLDFNKFNETTQKEQFMLFERINVKK